The following proteins are encoded in a genomic region of Micropterus dolomieu isolate WLL.071019.BEF.003 ecotype Adirondacks linkage group LG04, ASM2129224v1, whole genome shotgun sequence:
- the fgfbp2b gene encoding fibroblast growth factor-binding protein 2b — MRARMRVLLLFLAATVFVSNAQTNNSSNDNKQPQQPQQHDEPIKFITKTKDSCTMVMSGLGDYTRLRVSCKGPSQGQTPGRSYYCDFQGKPNLCRAYNLNTRHYFTQIMWDMRKLSHACQGPKIYRPQMCKKFPDEVQMTFLASWPKTTTLKPSKPIQERKTVVPAQTKPAPTLKPVKPQPQPAKPQPGKGPQKKTTPKPGKTTTRPTEQPESKASRIASEYCWKSFQGVCTYFISWFQN, encoded by the coding sequence ATGAGAGCCAGGATGAGAGTGTTGCTGTTGTTCCTGGCAGCGACTGTCTTTGTGTCAAATGCTCAaaccaacaacagcagcaacgaCAACAAGCAGccacagcagccacagcagcatGATGAGCCCATCAAATTCATCACCAAGACCAAAGACTCCTGTACCATGGTGATGTCTGGACTCGGGGACTATACTCGCCTGCGTGTCTCCTGCAAAGGTCCGAGCCAGGGCCAGACCCCGGGACGCTCCTACTACTGCGACTTCCAGGGCAAACCCAACCTATGCCGTGCCTACAACCTCAACACTCGCCACTACTTCACTCAGATAATGTGGGACATGAGGAAGCTGAGCCACGCCTGCCAGGGACCCAAAATCTACCGCCCACAGATGTGTAAGAAGTTCCCAGATGAGGTCCAGATGACCTTCCTGGCCTCTTGGCCCAAGACCACCACCCTCAAGCCCTCCAAGCCCATCCAGGAGCGTAAAACGGTGGTGCCTGCCCAGACCAAGCCTGCCCCTACTCTCAAACCTGTCAAGCCCCAGCCGCAGCCCGCCAAGCCCCAGCCAGGCAAGGGCCCCCAGAAGAAAACCACCCCTAAGCCTGGGAAGACCACAACTCGGCCCACAGAGCAGCCTGAATCCAAAGCTTCCCGCATTGCCTCCGAGTACTGCTGGAAGAGCTTCCAAGGTGTCTGCACCTACTTTATCAGCTGGTTCCAAAACTGA
- the LOC123970308 gene encoding fibroblast growth factor-binding protein 1-like isoform X1 — protein sequence MAPFYMRICWHKNLCRSTYDFFSIINRLVKEVMLLLRTFAPWLLLVFLGQQVSLSSGARNKNRGADKTLTPAPGRAQRSGSKSEASGRGKFSTKDKMQCTWGTRDFGETVRLSVKCENREGRMMKCEYNAKPQSCPGYQSDPKGFWKQVARALKKLQGKVCKDERAMVRAGMCKRAPKDAHFKLDISASVTSSQSREPETPHPLPPLSTSAAPAGPTACTKRADHRKTAEEHCSSSWASVCVFFFSMLQSDDC from the exons ATGGCACCTTTTTATATGCGTATATGTTGGCATAAAAACCTTTGTCGGTCTACCTATGATTTCTTTTCT ATAATAAATCGTCTGGTAAAAGAAGTAATGTTGCTGCTGAGGACTTTCGCTCCCTGGTTGCTGTTGGTCTTCCTCGGTCAGCAGGTGTCTCTTTCCTCTGGCGCGCGCAATAAGAACCGAGGAGCGGACAAGACCCTGACCCCAGCCCCCGGCAGAGCGCAGAGGAGCGGCAGTAAATCTGAAGCGAGCGGCCGAGGAAAGTTCTCCACCAAGGACAAGATGCAGTGCACGTGGGGGACGAGGGACTTCGGGGAGACGGTCAGGCTGTCGGTTAAATGCGAGAACCGGGAGGGGCGCATGATGAAGTGTGAATACAACGCCAAACCTCAGAGCTGCCCGGGATACCAGTCTGACCCCAAGGGCTTTTGGAAACAGGTGGCCCGCGCATTAAAAAAGCTCCAAGGCAAAGTGTGCAAGGACGAGCGCGCGATGGTTAGGGCTGGCATGTGTAAGCGCGCGCCAAAGGATGCGCACTTCAAGCTGGACATCTCCGCCTCTGTAACGTCCTCTCAGTCGAGAGAACCGGAGACTCCCCACCCCCTGCCTCCTCTCTCCACCTCCGCGGCTCCGGCCGGACCGACAGCATGCACAAAACGCGCGGACCACCGGAAAACGGCTGAAGAGCATTGCAGCAGCTCGTGGGCCAGTGTGTgcgttttcttcttctccatgCTGCAAAGTGACGACTGTTAG
- the LOC123970308 gene encoding fibroblast growth factor-binding protein 1-like isoform X2 yields the protein MLLLRTFAPWLLLVFLGQQVSLSSGARNKNRGADKTLTPAPGRAQRSGSKSEASGRGKFSTKDKMQCTWGTRDFGETVRLSVKCENREGRMMKCEYNAKPQSCPGYQSDPKGFWKQVARALKKLQGKVCKDERAMVRAGMCKRAPKDAHFKLDISASVTSSQSREPETPHPLPPLSTSAAPAGPTACTKRADHRKTAEEHCSSSWASVCVFFFSMLQSDDC from the coding sequence ATGTTGCTGCTGAGGACTTTCGCTCCCTGGTTGCTGTTGGTCTTCCTCGGTCAGCAGGTGTCTCTTTCCTCTGGCGCGCGCAATAAGAACCGAGGAGCGGACAAGACCCTGACCCCAGCCCCCGGCAGAGCGCAGAGGAGCGGCAGTAAATCTGAAGCGAGCGGCCGAGGAAAGTTCTCCACCAAGGACAAGATGCAGTGCACGTGGGGGACGAGGGACTTCGGGGAGACGGTCAGGCTGTCGGTTAAATGCGAGAACCGGGAGGGGCGCATGATGAAGTGTGAATACAACGCCAAACCTCAGAGCTGCCCGGGATACCAGTCTGACCCCAAGGGCTTTTGGAAACAGGTGGCCCGCGCATTAAAAAAGCTCCAAGGCAAAGTGTGCAAGGACGAGCGCGCGATGGTTAGGGCTGGCATGTGTAAGCGCGCGCCAAAGGATGCGCACTTCAAGCTGGACATCTCCGCCTCTGTAACGTCCTCTCAGTCGAGAGAACCGGAGACTCCCCACCCCCTGCCTCCTCTCTCCACCTCCGCGGCTCCGGCCGGACCGACAGCATGCACAAAACGCGCGGACCACCGGAAAACGGCTGAAGAGCATTGCAGCAGCTCGTGGGCCAGTGTGTgcgttttcttcttctccatgCTGCAAAGTGACGACTGTTAG